In Lineus longissimus chromosome 7, tnLinLong1.2, whole genome shotgun sequence, a genomic segment contains:
- the LOC135491259 gene encoding cysteine-rich with EGF-like domain protein 2 isoform X1 has product MDALWKHIAQSCLVLLFLLAAGQSTTKMKEKCGTCRDITEAFAKGIKRTEKSNFGGGNTRWEENSLGSWRFSETRFVDIQEKLCDDISEEKKASSSLLNFTSYPTGGIHLCHAMVEEHEEDLESWWFNDFKKGTEKFLYDHLCLEKMKVCCENGTYGADCSPCPGGKDKPCNAHGDCDGISTRGGTGRCLCHAEYAGDQCTECREGYYEKEKNDTYLECADCHVSCKNCTAGGPRDCITCREGYNQTEEGCIDFDECSVQPTPCKDNEYCSNTVGSFLCMACNAACDRCLGDGDDKCVKCKDGYEMKEGRCEDIDECEEDATLCQADQQYCVNKPGSYNCACKKGYELVGSQCVPKSMLDNNEKKKQTKKKQKKSKGLYDEAPPHTDIIYGGVLVLFCITGKLLKGHVPGSMLLCIAMGFMFFRMGSYYG; this is encoded by the exons ATGGATGCGCTATGGAAACACATCGCCCAGTCCTGCCTTGTCCTGCTCTTCCTGCTCGCTGCTGGacagagtacgaccaaaatgaAGGAGAAGTGTGGCACTTGTCGTGACATCACTGAAGCCTTTGCAAAG GGcataaaaagaacagaaaagTCCAATTTTGGAGGCGGTAACACAAGATGGGAGGAAAATTCTCTGGGATCCTGGCGCTTTAG CGAAACTAGATTTGTAGATATTCAGGAAAAGTTATGTGACGATATATCTGAGGAAAAAAAG GCGTCCTCAAGTCTTCTAAACTTTACTTCCTACCCAACTGGTGGGATTCATCTA TGCCATGCCATGGTAGAAGAGCATGAGGAGGACCTAGAGAGTTGGTGGTTCAACGATTTCAAAAAGGGGACGGAAAAATTTTTATATGATCATTTATGTTTGGAGAAAATGAAAG TATGTTGTGAAAACGGTACATATGGTGCTGATTGTTCACCCTGTCCTGGTGGGAAAGataaaccatgcaatgctcatgGTGACTGTGAT GGTATTAGTACCAGAGGTGGCACAGGACGTTGTTTATGCCACGCTGAATATGCTGGTGACCAGTGCACGGAGTGTAGGGAAGGTTATtatgaaaaagagaaaaatgatACTTATTTAGAATGTGCAG ATTGCCACGTATCGTGTAAAAACTGCACAGCTGGTGGTCCAAGGGACTGTATAACATGTCGCGAAGGCTATAACCAGACAGAGGAAGGCTGTATAGACTTTGATGAATGTTCTGTGCAACCAACTCCCTGTAAAGACAATGAATACTGCTCAAATACAGTAGGATCATTTTTGTGCATGG CTTGTAATGCAGCCTGTGATAGATGCCTCGGTGATGGTGATGACAAGTGTGTCAAGTGTAAAGATGGGTACGAGATGAAGGAGGGAAGATGTGAAG ACATTGATGAGTGTGAAGAGGATGCAACACTGTGCCAAGCTGATCAGCAGTACTGTGTCAATAAGCCAGGCAGTTATAACTGTGCCTGCAAGAAGGGCTACGAGTTAGTTGGGAGCCAATGTGTGCCAAAGTCAA TGCTCGACAATAACgagaaaaagaaacaaaccAAGAAAAAACAGAAGAAGTCTAAAGGCCTTTATGATGAAGCTCCCCCACACACCGACATCATCTATGGTGGTGTTCTAGTCCTCTTCTGTATAACAGGAAAACTATTAAAAGGCCATGTGCCAGGATCCATGTTGCTTTGTATAGCTATGGGGTTCATGTTCTTTAGAATGGGGTCCTACTATGGATAA
- the LOC135491259 gene encoding cysteine-rich with EGF-like domain protein 2 isoform X4 translates to MDALWKHIAQSCLVLLFLLAAGQSTTKMKEKCGTCRDITEAFAKGIKRTEKSNFGGGNTRWEENSLGSWRFSETRFVDIQEKLCDDISEEKKASSSLLNFTSYPTGGIHLCHAMVEEHEEDLESWWFNDFKKGTEKFLYDHLCLEKMKVCCENGTYGADCSPCPGGKDKPCNAHGDCDGISTRGGTGRCLCHAEYAGDQCTECREGYYEKEKNDTYLECADCHVSCKNCTAGGPRDCITCREGYNQTEEGCIDFDECSVQPTPCKDNEYCSNTVGSFLCMACNAACDRCLGDGDDKCVKCKDGYEMKEGRCEDIDECEEDATLCQADQQYCVNKPGSYNCACKKGYELVGSQCVPKSKKDGDTEEEEEAEEEKEMEEPPGPSAEDMKIEAEKENIDSDDKLKDEL, encoded by the exons ATGGATGCGCTATGGAAACACATCGCCCAGTCCTGCCTTGTCCTGCTCTTCCTGCTCGCTGCTGGacagagtacgaccaaaatgaAGGAGAAGTGTGGCACTTGTCGTGACATCACTGAAGCCTTTGCAAAG GGcataaaaagaacagaaaagTCCAATTTTGGAGGCGGTAACACAAGATGGGAGGAAAATTCTCTGGGATCCTGGCGCTTTAG CGAAACTAGATTTGTAGATATTCAGGAAAAGTTATGTGACGATATATCTGAGGAAAAAAAG GCGTCCTCAAGTCTTCTAAACTTTACTTCCTACCCAACTGGTGGGATTCATCTA TGCCATGCCATGGTAGAAGAGCATGAGGAGGACCTAGAGAGTTGGTGGTTCAACGATTTCAAAAAGGGGACGGAAAAATTTTTATATGATCATTTATGTTTGGAGAAAATGAAAG TATGTTGTGAAAACGGTACATATGGTGCTGATTGTTCACCCTGTCCTGGTGGGAAAGataaaccatgcaatgctcatgGTGACTGTGAT GGTATTAGTACCAGAGGTGGCACAGGACGTTGTTTATGCCACGCTGAATATGCTGGTGACCAGTGCACGGAGTGTAGGGAAGGTTATtatgaaaaagagaaaaatgatACTTATTTAGAATGTGCAG ATTGCCACGTATCGTGTAAAAACTGCACAGCTGGTGGTCCAAGGGACTGTATAACATGTCGCGAAGGCTATAACCAGACAGAGGAAGGCTGTATAGACTTTGATGAATGTTCTGTGCAACCAACTCCCTGTAAAGACAATGAATACTGCTCAAATACAGTAGGATCATTTTTGTGCATGG CTTGTAATGCAGCCTGTGATAGATGCCTCGGTGATGGTGATGACAAGTGTGTCAAGTGTAAAGATGGGTACGAGATGAAGGAGGGAAGATGTGAAG ACATTGATGAGTGTGAAGAGGATGCAACACTGTGCCAAGCTGATCAGCAGTACTGTGTCAATAAGCCAGGCAGTTATAACTGTGCCTGCAAGAAGGGCTACGAGTTAGTTGGGAGCCAATGTGTGCCAAAGTCAA aaaaagatGGTGACAcagaagaggaggaggaggctGAAGAGGAAAAAGAAATGGAGGAACCCCCTGGTCCATCGGCAGAAGATATGAAAATCGAAGCTGAAAAGGAGAACATAGACTCTGATGACAAACTGAAAGATGAATTATGA
- the LOC135491259 gene encoding cysteine-rich with EGF-like domain protein 2 isoform X2, whose product MDALWKHIAQSCLVLLFLLAAGQSTTKMKEKCGTCRDITEAFAKGIKRTEKSNFGGGNTRWEENSLGSWRFSETRFVDIQEKLCDDISEEKKSKKDKAKSYTQCHAMVEEHEEDLESWWFNDFKKGTEKFLYDHLCLEKMKVCCENGTYGADCSPCPGGKDKPCNAHGDCDGISTRGGTGRCLCHAEYAGDQCTECREGYYEKEKNDTYLECADCHVSCKNCTAGGPRDCITCREGYNQTEEGCIDFDECSVQPTPCKDNEYCSNTVGSFLCMACNAACDRCLGDGDDKCVKCKDGYEMKEGRCEDIDECEEDATLCQADQQYCVNKPGSYNCACKKGYELVGSQCVPKSMLDNNEKKKQTKKKQKKSKGLYDEAPPHTDIIYGGVLVLFCITGKLLKGHVPGSMLLCIAMGFMFFRMGSYYG is encoded by the exons ATGGATGCGCTATGGAAACACATCGCCCAGTCCTGCCTTGTCCTGCTCTTCCTGCTCGCTGCTGGacagagtacgaccaaaatgaAGGAGAAGTGTGGCACTTGTCGTGACATCACTGAAGCCTTTGCAAAG GGcataaaaagaacagaaaagTCCAATTTTGGAGGCGGTAACACAAGATGGGAGGAAAATTCTCTGGGATCCTGGCGCTTTAG CGAAACTAGATTTGTAGATATTCAGGAAAAGTTATGTGACGATATATCTGAGGAAAAAAAG TCAAAAAAGGATAAAGCTAAGAGTTACACTCAG TGCCATGCCATGGTAGAAGAGCATGAGGAGGACCTAGAGAGTTGGTGGTTCAACGATTTCAAAAAGGGGACGGAAAAATTTTTATATGATCATTTATGTTTGGAGAAAATGAAAG TATGTTGTGAAAACGGTACATATGGTGCTGATTGTTCACCCTGTCCTGGTGGGAAAGataaaccatgcaatgctcatgGTGACTGTGAT GGTATTAGTACCAGAGGTGGCACAGGACGTTGTTTATGCCACGCTGAATATGCTGGTGACCAGTGCACGGAGTGTAGGGAAGGTTATtatgaaaaagagaaaaatgatACTTATTTAGAATGTGCAG ATTGCCACGTATCGTGTAAAAACTGCACAGCTGGTGGTCCAAGGGACTGTATAACATGTCGCGAAGGCTATAACCAGACAGAGGAAGGCTGTATAGACTTTGATGAATGTTCTGTGCAACCAACTCCCTGTAAAGACAATGAATACTGCTCAAATACAGTAGGATCATTTTTGTGCATGG CTTGTAATGCAGCCTGTGATAGATGCCTCGGTGATGGTGATGACAAGTGTGTCAAGTGTAAAGATGGGTACGAGATGAAGGAGGGAAGATGTGAAG ACATTGATGAGTGTGAAGAGGATGCAACACTGTGCCAAGCTGATCAGCAGTACTGTGTCAATAAGCCAGGCAGTTATAACTGTGCCTGCAAGAAGGGCTACGAGTTAGTTGGGAGCCAATGTGTGCCAAAGTCAA TGCTCGACAATAACgagaaaaagaaacaaaccAAGAAAAAACAGAAGAAGTCTAAAGGCCTTTATGATGAAGCTCCCCCACACACCGACATCATCTATGGTGGTGTTCTAGTCCTCTTCTGTATAACAGGAAAACTATTAAAAGGCCATGTGCCAGGATCCATGTTGCTTTGTATAGCTATGGGGTTCATGTTCTTTAGAATGGGGTCCTACTATGGATAA
- the LOC135491259 gene encoding cysteine-rich with EGF-like domain protein 2 isoform X3, with translation MDALWKHIAQSCLVLLFLLAAGQSTTKMKEKCGTCRDITEAFAKGIKRTEKSNFGGGNTRWEENSLGSWRFSETRFVDIQEKLCDDISEEKKCHAMVEEHEEDLESWWFNDFKKGTEKFLYDHLCLEKMKVCCENGTYGADCSPCPGGKDKPCNAHGDCDGISTRGGTGRCLCHAEYAGDQCTECREGYYEKEKNDTYLECADCHVSCKNCTAGGPRDCITCREGYNQTEEGCIDFDECSVQPTPCKDNEYCSNTVGSFLCMACNAACDRCLGDGDDKCVKCKDGYEMKEGRCEDIDECEEDATLCQADQQYCVNKPGSYNCACKKGYELVGSQCVPKSMLDNNEKKKQTKKKQKKSKGLYDEAPPHTDIIYGGVLVLFCITGKLLKGHVPGSMLLCIAMGFMFFRMGSYYG, from the exons ATGGATGCGCTATGGAAACACATCGCCCAGTCCTGCCTTGTCCTGCTCTTCCTGCTCGCTGCTGGacagagtacgaccaaaatgaAGGAGAAGTGTGGCACTTGTCGTGACATCACTGAAGCCTTTGCAAAG GGcataaaaagaacagaaaagTCCAATTTTGGAGGCGGTAACACAAGATGGGAGGAAAATTCTCTGGGATCCTGGCGCTTTAG CGAAACTAGATTTGTAGATATTCAGGAAAAGTTATGTGACGATATATCTGAGGAAAAAAAG TGCCATGCCATGGTAGAAGAGCATGAGGAGGACCTAGAGAGTTGGTGGTTCAACGATTTCAAAAAGGGGACGGAAAAATTTTTATATGATCATTTATGTTTGGAGAAAATGAAAG TATGTTGTGAAAACGGTACATATGGTGCTGATTGTTCACCCTGTCCTGGTGGGAAAGataaaccatgcaatgctcatgGTGACTGTGAT GGTATTAGTACCAGAGGTGGCACAGGACGTTGTTTATGCCACGCTGAATATGCTGGTGACCAGTGCACGGAGTGTAGGGAAGGTTATtatgaaaaagagaaaaatgatACTTATTTAGAATGTGCAG ATTGCCACGTATCGTGTAAAAACTGCACAGCTGGTGGTCCAAGGGACTGTATAACATGTCGCGAAGGCTATAACCAGACAGAGGAAGGCTGTATAGACTTTGATGAATGTTCTGTGCAACCAACTCCCTGTAAAGACAATGAATACTGCTCAAATACAGTAGGATCATTTTTGTGCATGG CTTGTAATGCAGCCTGTGATAGATGCCTCGGTGATGGTGATGACAAGTGTGTCAAGTGTAAAGATGGGTACGAGATGAAGGAGGGAAGATGTGAAG ACATTGATGAGTGTGAAGAGGATGCAACACTGTGCCAAGCTGATCAGCAGTACTGTGTCAATAAGCCAGGCAGTTATAACTGTGCCTGCAAGAAGGGCTACGAGTTAGTTGGGAGCCAATGTGTGCCAAAGTCAA TGCTCGACAATAACgagaaaaagaaacaaaccAAGAAAAAACAGAAGAAGTCTAAAGGCCTTTATGATGAAGCTCCCCCACACACCGACATCATCTATGGTGGTGTTCTAGTCCTCTTCTGTATAACAGGAAAACTATTAAAAGGCCATGTGCCAGGATCCATGTTGCTTTGTATAGCTATGGGGTTCATGTTCTTTAGAATGGGGTCCTACTATGGATAA
- the LOC135491533 gene encoding protein Spindly-like, with the protein MQVRHLQARFESSREELEEKECQVCSFQNSIEKFKVEILDLQAQLDAARSQNVDLNKKGNSLFAEVDDRRCGAERELKSLRSRYETEHKNNEILKQQLHRLKMRIPSLLQANVGRGDSAYVESLEKRIAHVKAENEMLRTKSGRLELDLEKVESKVREELTKFNSDKNNREYSEFMQGLLAVKSEEITRLKESLQKKELQLLLEVDSKAIAEKKAYQVQTQLDQAAIDTTKLKLKIEELKLKYEPDSVKVGKKMERRHYEKIPMPDESAVTFTEERRPVKGLVDRPQIKKQQRETVDEKENKPKLKLTVRKTVSISDDVDVKEMSFNDASVHEQKVPGEEREGAIGDVPKTKVKGKVHHNVKYVSSQVNENDQCKQQ; encoded by the exons ATGCAGGTGCGTCATCTGCAGGCAAGATTTGAATCATCCAGAGAAGAACTTGAAGAGAAGGAGTGTCAAGTCTGCTCTTTTCAAAACAGTATTGAG AAATTCAAAGTAGAAATCTTAGACCTGCAGGCTCAGCTGGATGCTGCCCGTTCTCAAAACGTTGATCTGAACAAAAAAGGAAACTCCTTGTTTGCTGAAGTCGATGACCGGCGCTGTGGAGCGGAGAGGGAACTGAAGTCATTGAGGTCACGATATGAGACAGAGCATAAGAACAATGAGATTCTGAAACAGCAGCTCCACCGACTAAAG ATGCGGATACCAAGTTTGCTTCAGGCCAATGTAGGACGTGGCGACTCGGCTTATGTGGAAAGTCTTGAGAAACGCATTGCTCACGTGAAGGCTGAGAATGAGATGTTGAGGACGAAATCTGGACGTCTTGAATTGGATCTTGAAAAAGTCGAGTCCAAAGTCCGTGAAGAATTGACCAAGTTCAACAGTGATAAGAACAACAGGGAATACTCAGAATTCATGCAAGGCCTACTTGCAGTAAAAAG TGAGGAGATCACCAGACTAAAGGAATCCCTGCAGAAGAAAGAACTCCAACTCCTTCTGGAGGTGGACAGTAAGGCCATTGCTGAAAAAAAGGCCTATCAAGTGCAGACACAGTTGGATCAGGCAGCCATCGACACCACGAAACTCAAACTCAAAATTGAGGAACTGAAACTAAAATATGAGCCTG ATTCAGTAAAAGTTGGTAAGAAAATGGAAAGGAGGCATTACGAGAAAATCCCAATGCCGGATGAATCAGCAGTGACATTCACAGAAGAACGCCGACCAGTCAAGGGACTCGTGGACAGACCGCAAATTAAGAAACAACAGAGAGAAACAGTCGACGAAAAGGAAAACAAACCGAAGTTAAAATTGACTGTCAGAAAAACTGTTAGCATTTCGGATGATGTGGACGTGAAGGAAATGAGCTTTAATGATGCGTCAGTGCATGAACAGAAAGTTCCTGGGGAGGAGAGGGAGGGGGCCATTGGTGATGTGCCTAAGACAAAGGTCAAGGGCAAAGTGCATCATAATGTGAAATATGTGTCAAGTCAAGTGAATGAGAACGATCAGTGCAAACAGCAGTAG